In Vicingaceae bacterium, the following proteins share a genomic window:
- the uppS gene encoding isoprenyl transferase, translated as MQNKIRNIDPLKVPKHVAIIMDGNGRWAKAKGLSRVDGHREGVKSVKEIVEASGELGIQYLTLYAFSTENWNRPKDEVDALMNLLVETLMQELEELLQKNIRLHTIGEIQSLPNRCVRALQDAVENTKKNQKLHLVLALSYGSRLEILQAVKNIGSKIKMGQLSENEIDEHLFGQFLYTKEIPDPDLLIRTSGEKRISNFLLWQCAYTEFYFTEVFWPDFRKEQFYEAIHDYAQRERRFGLISEQIKK; from the coding sequence ATGCAGAACAAAATTAGAAATATAGATCCTTTAAAAGTGCCCAAACATGTTGCCATTATTATGGATGGGAATGGACGTTGGGCCAAAGCTAAAGGTTTGTCACGTGTGGATGGGCATCGAGAAGGAGTTAAATCAGTAAAAGAAATTGTTGAAGCTTCAGGCGAATTAGGCATTCAATATTTAACTTTATATGCCTTTTCTACAGAAAATTGGAACAGACCAAAAGATGAAGTTGATGCATTGATGAATTTGTTAGTCGAAACACTTATGCAGGAATTGGAAGAATTACTGCAAAAAAACATAAGATTGCATACGATTGGCGAAATACAATCTTTGCCCAATCGCTGCGTCAGGGCATTGCAAGATGCAGTGGAAAATACCAAAAAAAACCAAAAATTGCATCTTGTCCTTGCCTTAAGTTATGGCTCACGATTGGAAATATTGCAGGCAGTAAAAAATATCGGATCAAAGATCAAAATGGGTCAATTGAGCGAGAATGAAATTGATGAACATCTTTTTGGTCAATTTTTATACACGAAAGAAATTCCGGACCCGGATCTGCTTATCAGAACAAGCGGAGAAAAGCGAATTAGCAATTTTTTGTTATGGCAGTGTGCATACACAGAATTTTACTTTACCGAAGTTTTCTGGCCCGATTTCAGAAAAGAACAATTTTATGAAGCCATACATGATTATGCCCAACGTGAAAGAAGGTTTGGATTAATTAGCGAACAGATTAAAAAATGA
- the nadK gene encoding NAD kinase, with product MKVFLFSKNIEQTQGNTINRFAKELSEHEIEIVAHELIANQLMDIPGIEIIETPESIPGDVEMVISIGGDGTFLDAAVYALKGNVPILGINAGRLGYLAGAPIHEADSIIQKIINKNYLCEERDVLSVTVENCKIPYPFAVNDVTLQKNAKSSTLEIEVKIGNEVFNVYYADGIIVATPTGSTAYSLSCGGPIIFPVCKDFVITPIAPHTLSARPTVIPNYEEITLMPFSRNQKATLTLDTRLHDIEDRQKIKIKRFHKTLKVIHFDENYFINALKTKLMWGIDKRK from the coding sequence ATGAAAGTTTTTTTATTTTCCAAGAATATCGAACAAACACAGGGTAATACAATCAATCGTTTTGCAAAGGAGTTGTCGGAACATGAAATAGAAATAGTTGCACATGAACTCATAGCCAATCAATTGATGGATATACCCGGAATTGAAATCATAGAAACACCCGAATCTATACCCGGGGATGTTGAGATGGTGATAAGCATAGGTGGTGATGGTACTTTTTTGGATGCTGCTGTATATGCATTAAAGGGGAATGTGCCGATTTTGGGGATAAATGCCGGAAGGTTGGGCTACCTGGCAGGGGCGCCTATTCATGAGGCCGATTCAATTATTCAAAAAATAATCAATAAAAACTATCTTTGTGAAGAAAGGGATGTGTTGTCGGTGACAGTCGAAAACTGTAAAATTCCATATCCGTTTGCCGTGAATGATGTTACACTTCAAAAAAATGCAAAATCATCAACACTTGAGATTGAAGTAAAAATCGGAAACGAAGTTTTCAACGTTTATTATGCTGATGGCATCATAGTGGCAACACCGACCGGATCAACGGCTTATTCATTGAGTTGTGGCGGCCCAATCATTTTCCCTGTATGCAAGGATTTTGTCATAACCCCAATAGCTCCGCATACCTTATCGGCCCGGCCGACAGTGATTCCCAATTATGAGGAAATTACATTAATGCCTTTTTCCCGTAACCAAAAAGCAACCTTGACCTTGGATACACGTTTGCATGATATTGAAGATAGGCAAAAAATAAAAATTAAGAGATTTCATAAAACTTTGAAAGTAATACATTTTGATGAAAATTATTTTATCAATGCTCTTAAAACCAAATTGATGTGGGGAATCGATAAAAGAAAATGA
- a CDS encoding phosphomannomutase: MSTVIKFGTDGWRAIIAEDFTTDNVARVTEGVALWLKQNFKNPSVVVGHDCRFGGPLFTQTIARILAMHNIKTYMHQGIATTPMVSLGTLKKIASLGIIITASHNPPDYNGYKLKGHFGGPLLPADIEAIEKLIPHQPPAGYRNFEIPQHLIEQVNLEDIYYQHAIEHFDIRSIANISHRLAFDPMYGAGQKILPRLLPKVKTIHAEHNPGFHGIPPEPIMRNLTEFSEFIKSHNGEILCGLATDGDADRIGLFDAQGNFVDSHHIILLLIKYLVEVKKFTGKVVLAFSVTPKAYKLCKHYGLEYEVVKIGFKHIAGYFLKEKILLGGEESGGIAIQGHIPERDGIWMGLTIWEYMAKSGKTLHDLIEDVYKIVGPFSYERIDLHIAEEQKQRILQYLKENTLQQIGPYAVEKVETIDGFKYYLPNEEWIMIRASGTEPVLRTYAEGKTKQNAMDILHHTHEFLKKL, translated from the coding sequence ATGAGCACTGTAATAAAATTCGGAACAGACGGTTGGCGAGCTATAATTGCCGAAGATTTCACTACCGACAACGTGGCTCGTGTCACCGAAGGTGTTGCCCTGTGGTTAAAACAAAATTTCAAAAACCCTTCTGTTGTCGTAGGGCACGATTGTCGCTTTGGCGGTCCTTTATTTACACAAACCATTGCCCGCATATTGGCTATGCACAACATCAAAACTTATATGCATCAAGGCATCGCCACAACTCCCATGGTTTCGCTCGGCACTCTCAAAAAAATTGCCTCCCTTGGCATTATCATCACGGCTTCACACAACCCTCCCGATTACAATGGCTACAAACTAAAAGGACATTTTGGTGGGCCACTCCTCCCCGCAGATATCGAAGCCATCGAAAAACTCATACCCCATCAACCTCCGGCCGGTTATCGTAATTTCGAAATACCTCAACATCTGATTGAACAAGTAAATCTTGAGGATATTTACTATCAACATGCCATCGAGCACTTTGACATCCGGAGCATAGCAAACATCAGCCATCGTCTTGCCTTTGACCCCATGTATGGTGCTGGACAAAAAATTTTACCCCGCCTGTTGCCAAAAGTTAAAACCATCCATGCCGAACACAATCCGGGCTTCCACGGCATTCCTCCCGAACCCATCATGCGAAATTTAACTGAATTCTCCGAGTTTATTAAATCTCACAACGGCGAAATTCTATGCGGTTTAGCCACCGATGGCGATGCCGACCGCATAGGACTATTTGATGCGCAGGGCAATTTTGTCGACTCCCATCATATCATTTTGTTGCTCATCAAATATCTCGTCGAAGTCAAAAAATTCACCGGCAAAGTTGTTCTCGCTTTCTCTGTCACTCCCAAAGCGTATAAATTATGCAAACACTACGGCTTAGAATATGAAGTCGTAAAAATTGGATTTAAACACATTGCCGGTTATTTTCTGAAAGAAAAAATATTGCTTGGCGGCGAAGAGTCGGGCGGAATAGCCATACAAGGTCATATCCCCGAACGAGACGGAATTTGGATGGGACTCACCATTTGGGAATACATGGCCAAATCGGGCAAAACGCTCCATGACCTAATCGAAGATGTTTACAAAATCGTTGGACCATTTTCTTATGAACGTATCGACCTGCATATTGCCGAAGAACAAAAACAACGTATTCTCCAATATCTAAAAGAAAATACGCTACAACAAATCGGCCCCTATGCCGTGGAAAAAGTTGAAACCATCGACGGATTTAAATACTATTTGCCTAACGAAGAGTGGATAATGATTCGCGCCTCAGGCACCGAACCCGTCCTTAGAACTTATGCCGAAGGCAAAACAAAACAAAACGCTATGGACATTTTACATCATACCCACGAATTTCTTAAAAAACTATGA
- a CDS encoding membrane protein, which produces MTLLLGGLAVMAGAFGSHVLFAENPGAIQGAYDTAVKYQFWHVLALLILLFGQVNAISVQQKKLVALLFISGIVMFSGSLYFLTIFKILQWDFPYFVVFVTPAGGTLLIAAWLFWAYYLIKSDDSAQKNSKK; this is translated from the coding sequence ATGACCTTGTTGTTAGGTGGACTGGCTGTGATGGCCGGAGCTTTTGGCTCGCATGTGCTTTTTGCTGAAAATCCCGGTGCAATTCAAGGTGCATATGACACCGCCGTGAAATATCAATTTTGGCATGTATTGGCCTTGTTGATTTTATTATTTGGTCAAGTAAACGCCATCTCGGTGCAACAAAAAAAACTTGTGGCTTTATTGTTTATTTCAGGAATTGTGATGTTCAGCGGTTCCTTATATTTTCTCACCATATTTAAAATCTTACAATGGGATTTTCCTTATTTTGTGGTATTCGTTACACCGGCCGGTGGTACATTGCTCATTGCCGCCTGGCTGTTCTGGGCATATTATTTAATTAAATCCGATGATTCAGCCCAAAAAAATTCAAAAAAATAA